From Riemerella anatipestifer ATCC 11845 = DSM 15868, a single genomic window includes:
- the rseP gene encoding RIP metalloprotease RseP: MDLLTQIFQFVLSISILVTLHELGHFIPAKYFKTKVEKFYLFFDPWFSVVKKKIGETEYGIGWLPFGGYVKIAGMVDESMDTEQLKKPAQPWEFRSKPAWQRLIIMLGGVTVNFFLAWFIYSCLSFFNGETYRDNSKFEDGIAVSEAAQKMGLQNGDKIVAIDGKPAERMENSMINLLLSDEITVLREGKEVTFPTNEDGVAEVMKANEVRAIYSARFPIVIDSILPNSPAQKAQLKKGDKIVGINNTPIKYFDNLASILKNLKNQTTEIEVLRNGNLLKQTITVNKDGKLGFTPNEEEILKSLNNTLVNKEYSLLQAIPRGLERTIDALVMQVKQFKIIFNQKTQGYKKVSGPIGIVKMMPTSINWEAFWAFTAMFSVWLAFLNLLPIPGLDGGHVMFTLWEVITGKPVPQKVLENAQTIGVIFLMGLMLLIIGSDIFKIFK, encoded by the coding sequence ATGGATTTGTTAACCCAAATATTTCAATTTGTTCTTAGTATTTCAATTTTAGTTACCTTACATGAGTTAGGACATTTTATTCCAGCTAAATATTTTAAAACTAAAGTTGAGAAGTTTTATCTTTTCTTTGACCCTTGGTTTTCTGTTGTTAAAAAGAAAATTGGAGAAACAGAATACGGTATCGGCTGGCTTCCGTTCGGAGGTTATGTAAAAATAGCAGGTATGGTGGACGAAAGTATGGACACCGAACAACTTAAAAAACCTGCACAACCTTGGGAGTTTCGTTCTAAACCTGCTTGGCAAAGGCTCATCATTATGCTTGGTGGTGTTACCGTGAATTTCTTTTTAGCTTGGTTTATTTATTCTTGTCTTAGCTTTTTTAATGGAGAAACTTACCGCGATAATAGCAAATTTGAGGACGGAATTGCCGTAAGTGAAGCTGCCCAAAAGATGGGACTACAAAATGGAGACAAAATAGTTGCCATAGATGGTAAACCTGCTGAAAGAATGGAAAACTCTATGATAAACCTGCTTTTATCAGACGAAATTACCGTACTTAGAGAAGGCAAAGAGGTTACTTTTCCTACTAATGAAGATGGTGTAGCGGAAGTTATGAAAGCTAATGAAGTTAGAGCAATTTATTCTGCTAGATTCCCTATAGTTATAGATAGTATTTTACCCAATAGCCCTGCACAAAAGGCTCAACTTAAAAAAGGAGACAAAATAGTTGGTATAAACAATACTCCTATAAAGTATTTTGACAATCTTGCCTCTATACTTAAAAACCTTAAAAATCAAACGACAGAAATTGAAGTTCTGAGAAATGGAAATCTATTGAAGCAAACTATTACAGTAAATAAAGATGGAAAACTTGGTTTTACTCCCAACGAAGAAGAAATATTAAAATCACTTAACAATACTTTAGTAAATAAGGAATACAGTTTACTACAAGCTATACCTAGAGGATTAGAAAGAACAATAGACGCTCTAGTAATGCAAGTAAAACAGTTCAAAATTATTTTCAACCAAAAAACACAAGGTTATAAAAAAGTTTCTGGACCAATAGGTATCGTTAAAATGATGCCAACCTCTATCAATTGGGAAGCCTTTTGGGCATTTACCGCTATGTTTTCGGTATGGCTAGCATTCCTTAATTTACTGCCTATACCTGGTTTAGATGGAGGGCATGTTATGTTTACTCTATGGGAAGTTATTACAGGAAAACCTGTCCCTCAAAAAGTGCTTGAAAATGCTCAAACCATAGGAGTAATTTTCCTTATGGGATTGATGTTACTCATTATTGGAAGTGACATTTTTAAAATTTTTAAATAA
- a CDS encoding DUF6646 family protein: MKKTLLILMTVALTQFSFAQAWNGKGDQKIQIGLSAWGYGSGLSGTYDYGITDAISLGGGAHFYFNNKKENGFFLFGRANYHLQDALNLPDQLDIYPGLDIGVLGNGFGLGAHIGARYFFTKKLGVFAEIGNNGGLGVSINL, translated from the coding sequence ATGAAAAAAACACTTTTAATTTTAATGACAGTTGCACTAACTCAGTTTTCGTTTGCTCAGGCTTGGAATGGAAAAGGAGACCAAAAAATACAAATAGGGCTTTCTGCTTGGGGCTACGGTTCTGGGCTATCGGGTACTTATGATTATGGAATTACAGATGCTATTTCGCTAGGAGGTGGAGCTCATTTTTATTTCAATAACAAAAAAGAAAATGGTTTTTTCTTATTCGGTAGAGCTAATTACCACCTACAAGATGCCCTTAACCTACCTGACCAGCTAGACATCTATCCTGGTCTAGATATAGGTGTACTTGGAAATGGGTTTGGGCTAGGAGCTCACATTGGTGCAAGATATTTCTTCACTAAAAAATTAGGCGTTTTTGCCGAAATAGGCAACAACGGAGGACTAGGAGTTTCTATCAATTTATAA
- a CDS encoding Cj0069 family protein, protein MKHKKIVIFESVGGSDKGADGHRKDTLPILNSIKDLGWNAEVVKFENDKAEEIFNYVKDNFDAYISRVNPGSLPDNEKIYFSILSKLSEHGLVGMSEPKSMIKFGAKDALVKLANTSLVPTDTFAYYTTEEFRKHFPRSISHGERVLKQNRGSTGEGIWRVQVDGNISYQAGDELPLDTPLKLTEAVDNHVEYKTLEGFMDFCERYITGENGMLVDMRFMPRIKEGEIRILMVGEEPVFVVHKKPANTEDAFSATLFSGAQYRYDSPEDWKPLMDIFLSQLPKVKEILEEKNTPLIWTADFMLDYHPDGSDKYVLGEINCSCVGFTSHLDMGIQEKVAKEAIRLAEGR, encoded by the coding sequence ATGAAACATAAGAAAATTGTAATTTTTGAATCTGTTGGAGGTAGTGATAAAGGTGCAGACGGACACAGAAAGGATACTCTACCTATCTTAAATTCCATTAAAGATTTAGGCTGGAATGCTGAAGTAGTAAAGTTTGAAAATGATAAAGCTGAAGAAATCTTTAATTATGTAAAAGACAACTTCGACGCTTATATTAGTAGAGTAAATCCAGGCTCGTTGCCTGACAATGAAAAGATATATTTTTCTATTCTATCAAAACTTTCAGAGCATGGTCTTGTAGGAATGAGCGAGCCGAAATCTATGATAAAATTCGGAGCAAAAGATGCTCTTGTAAAATTGGCAAATACTAGCCTTGTGCCTACAGATACTTTCGCTTATTATACCACAGAAGAATTCAGAAAGCATTTCCCAAGAAGTATCTCGCATGGTGAAAGAGTTCTAAAACAAAACCGAGGAAGTACTGGGGAAGGTATTTGGAGAGTGCAGGTGGACGGCAATATTTCTTACCAAGCAGGAGATGAACTCCCTCTAGATACGCCACTCAAATTAACTGAAGCTGTGGACAATCACGTGGAATACAAAACGCTAGAAGGGTTTATGGATTTTTGTGAGAGGTATATTACTGGGGAAAACGGTATGCTAGTAGATATGAGATTTATGCCTAGGATTAAAGAAGGCGAAATTAGAATTCTAATGGTAGGCGAAGAACCTGTTTTTGTAGTACATAAAAAACCAGCCAATACAGAAGATGCTTTCTCCGCGACTTTGTTTTCTGGGGCACAATACCGCTACGATAGCCCCGAAGATTGGAAACCACTAATGGATATTTTCCTTTCTCAACTTCCAAAAGTAAAAGAAATATTAGAGGAGAAAAATACACCTCTCATTTGGACGGCAGACTTTATGCTAGACTATCACCCAGATGGTAGCGACAAGTATGTTTTAGGTGAAATTAATTGTTCGTGTGTAGGCTTTACAAGCCACCTAGATATGGGCATACAAGAAAAGGTTGCTAAAGAAGCTATACGACTAGCAGAAGGCAGATAA
- a CDS encoding Crp/Fnr family transcriptional regulator, which yields MLTPQDLNNIIKLSEKTIRLKRNDLLKASASVDTNLYYITKGSFRVYLLNKEREQTVRLGYTGDFIVALDSFLSQKPSEFLIQAIKASEVKIIPKYKIDAFLDKEDNQKLWIALLENLLLQQMEREKDILTPSTKERYLRVLRRSPRLFQEIPNKYIADYLGISAETLSRLKKS from the coding sequence ATGCTAACGCCCCAAGACCTCAATAATATCATTAAATTATCGGAGAAAACCATTCGCTTAAAAAGGAATGACTTACTTAAAGCCTCTGCTTCGGTAGATACCAACCTCTATTACATCACTAAAGGTAGCTTTAGAGTGTATCTTCTAAACAAAGAACGAGAACAAACGGTGAGGTTAGGTTATACAGGCGATTTCATTGTTGCTCTTGATTCTTTTCTGTCCCAAAAACCATCGGAGTTTTTAATTCAAGCAATAAAAGCTTCGGAAGTGAAAATAATTCCCAAATACAAAATAGACGCATTTCTAGACAAAGAGGACAACCAAAAATTATGGATAGCCTTGCTAGAAAACCTACTCCTCCAACAGATGGAACGCGAGAAAGATATTTTAACCCCATCTACAAAAGAAAGATATCTGCGTGTTTTAAGACGAAGCCCAAGGCTTTTCCAAGAAATTCCTAACAAATATATAGCAGATTACTTAGGTATAAGTGCCGAAACTTTATCAAGGTTGAAAAAATCTTGA
- a CDS encoding amidohydrolase: MNDFKITALNFDIQWKLPLDNFSKIEDSLKGIDANLFLLPEMFSTGFYMKPEEIADEQEKTLQWMKVLAKNKNAAIGGSVSVKEGNNYYNRFYFVKPCGDYHFYDKRHLFSYSGEDKVYSKGNNRVIVEYEGVRFLLQICYDLRFPVFSRNKGDYDMALYVANWPIQRIDAWNTLLKARAIENQAYVFGVNRVGTDGNGLEYPESTHCFFPDGREVSHKKGDLVEVVLDMESLNKFRTKFPFLGDADDFKVSL, translated from the coding sequence ATGAATGATTTTAAAATTACAGCTTTAAACTTTGATATTCAGTGGAAATTGCCATTAGATAATTTTAGCAAAATAGAAGATAGTCTTAAAGGTATAGATGCTAATTTGTTCCTCCTTCCTGAAATGTTCTCTACAGGATTTTATATGAAACCAGAAGAAATCGCAGATGAGCAAGAAAAAACACTACAGTGGATGAAAGTTTTAGCTAAAAATAAAAATGCTGCCATTGGAGGTAGTGTTTCCGTGAAAGAAGGCAATAATTACTATAATAGATTTTATTTTGTTAAGCCTTGTGGAGATTATCATTTTTATGATAAAAGACATCTTTTCTCATACTCTGGGGAAGATAAAGTCTATTCTAAAGGTAATAATAGAGTAATTGTGGAGTATGAAGGCGTGAGATTTTTACTGCAAATCTGTTACGATTTACGCTTTCCTGTATTTAGTAGAAATAAAGGAGATTATGATATGGCTTTATATGTGGCTAATTGGCCTATCCAAAGAATAGATGCGTGGAATACTTTGTTAAAAGCTAGGGCAATTGAAAATCAAGCCTATGTATTTGGGGTTAATAGAGTAGGTACAGATGGCAATGGATTAGAATATCCTGAAAGCACTCATTGCTTTTTTCCTGATGGCAGAGAAGTTTCTCATAAAAAAGGAGATTTAGTAGAGGTTGTTTTAGATATGGAAAGTTTGAATAAATTTAGAACGAAGTTTCCTTTTTTAGGAGATGCTGATGACTTTAAAGTTAGTCTTTAA
- the uvrB gene encoding excinuclease ABC subunit UvrB codes for MKFKLHSEFKPTGDQPQAIDKLVSGIEQGQPYQTLLGVTGSGKTFTIANVVNTVQRPTIVLAHNKTLAAQLFMEFKEFFPENAVEYFVSYYDYYQPEAYIASTGTYIEKDLSINEEVEKLRLSATTSLLSGRRDVLIVASVSCIYGIGNPTEFNKSLIELELQSKISRTDLLHKLVNALYSRAVNEFVRGSFRVKGDVIDIFPAYADNAIRIRFFGNEIDKIQSFDPISGSIMGDFDKINIYPANLFVTSKETMNSAIREIQDDLVKQVDFFNEIGKNLEAKRLKERTELDLEMIKELGYCSGIENYSRYMDGRNPGSRPFCLLDYFPNDYLMVIDESHVTIPQVHAMYGGDRSRKENLVEYGFRLPAAMDNRPLKFEEFESMQNQVIYVSATPADYELEKTQGEYVEQIIRPTGLLDPIIEVRPTLNQIDDLMEEIQKRAEEDERVLVTTLTKKMAEELTKYFTKFGIRTRYIHSDVDTLERIQIMQDLRAGLFDVLVGVNLLREGLDLPEVSLVAILDADKEGMLRSRRSMIQTVGRAARNINGKAIMYADKMTKSMQATIDETNYRREKQMSYNEANGLIPQPLNKKISDVLVGHTPDFPKQEYIQKEIVKQVAETKVSYGNAEDLEKIIAEKQKQMEAAAKQLDFILAAKLRDEIKALKGTP; via the coding sequence ATGAAATTTAAACTCCATTCTGAATTTAAACCTACTGGAGACCAACCACAAGCGATTGATAAGTTGGTTTCAGGGATAGAACAAGGGCAACCCTACCAAACTTTGCTAGGGGTTACAGGCTCTGGTAAAACTTTTACCATTGCTAATGTGGTAAATACTGTTCAACGACCTACTATTGTTCTTGCCCATAACAAAACTTTGGCAGCTCAGTTATTTATGGAGTTTAAGGAATTTTTTCCTGAAAATGCGGTAGAATATTTTGTATCCTATTACGATTATTACCAGCCCGAAGCATACATTGCCAGTACGGGAACTTACATAGAAAAAGACCTTAGTATAAATGAGGAGGTAGAGAAATTAAGGCTTTCCGCTACGACAAGTCTTCTTTCAGGGAGGCGAGATGTGCTTATTGTGGCTTCGGTGTCGTGTATTTATGGTATTGGTAACCCAACGGAGTTTAATAAATCTCTTATAGAATTGGAGCTACAATCTAAAATTTCTAGAACAGATTTGCTCCACAAACTTGTTAATGCGCTTTATTCTAGGGCAGTTAATGAATTTGTACGAGGGAGTTTTAGAGTTAAAGGAGATGTGATAGATATTTTTCCTGCTTATGCCGATAATGCGATTAGAATAAGATTTTTTGGTAACGAAATTGATAAAATCCAAAGTTTTGACCCTATTTCAGGAAGCATAATGGGTGATTTTGATAAAATTAATATTTACCCTGCTAATCTATTCGTTACCTCAAAAGAAACTATGAATAGTGCTATTAGAGAAATCCAAGATGACCTTGTAAAGCAAGTGGATTTTTTTAATGAAATAGGAAAAAACCTAGAAGCCAAGCGTTTGAAAGAGAGAACGGAATTGGATTTGGAAATGATAAAAGAGCTAGGCTATTGTTCTGGCATAGAGAATTATTCTAGGTATATGGACGGTAGAAATCCTGGTTCTCGCCCGTTTTGTTTATTAGATTATTTTCCGAATGATTATTTAATGGTGATAGACGAAAGCCACGTAACCATACCTCAAGTACACGCAATGTACGGCGGCGACCGTAGTAGAAAAGAGAATTTGGTAGAATACGGGTTTAGGCTACCAGCCGCTATGGATAACAGACCTTTGAAGTTTGAGGAGTTTGAAAGTATGCAAAACCAAGTCATCTATGTATCTGCCACGCCAGCGGATTATGAATTGGAAAAGACGCAAGGCGAATATGTGGAGCAGATTATCCGCCCAACAGGTTTGCTAGACCCGATTATAGAGGTAAGACCTACCCTTAATCAGATAGATGATTTAATGGAGGAGATTCAAAAAAGAGCAGAGGAAGATGAGAGGGTTTTAGTAACCACACTCACAAAGAAAATGGCAGAAGAACTCACTAAATATTTTACCAAATTTGGGATAAGAACCAGATACATTCATTCTGATGTAGATACATTGGAGCGCATACAGATAATGCAAGATTTGCGTGCAGGACTTTTTGATGTACTTGTGGGGGTTAATCTACTTAGAGAAGGTTTAGATTTACCAGAGGTATCTTTGGTGGCTATCTTAGATGCAGATAAAGAGGGTATGCTTCGTTCTCGCCGTTCAATGATACAGACGGTAGGACGAGCGGCTAGAAACATCAATGGCAAAGCCATTATGTATGCAGATAAGATGACTAAATCTATGCAAGCCACCATTGATGAAACCAACTATCGTAGAGAAAAACAAATGAGCTACAACGAGGCTAACGGTCTTATACCACAGCCTTTAAATAAGAAAATATCCGATGTTTTGGTAGGGCATACACCTGATTTCCCGAAACAAGAATATATCCAAAAAGAAATTGTGAAGCAGGTAGCTGAAACAAAGGTTAGCTATGGTAATGCAGAGGATTTGGAGAAAATAATAGCAGAGAAACAAAAACAAATGGAAGCTGCTGCAAAACAATTAGACTTTATCTTAGCCGCAAAACTAAGAGATGAAATAAAGGCTCTAAAAGGAACACCGTAA
- a CDS encoding DEAD/DEAH box helicase family protein — MQLEITNSAFQDYPIEFKKINPEDFQYIFNPDGTREERNCFEIENNGEKIIISPNEDGYINEELQSHIELEHKNTVVINAAVGQGKSYSIIQIIKRYYDAMQNGGQQYLIFVASPFVSLVKQYYDDIVKAGIPESQIYNYDNLGRDTETNYLDRAIQVITVNTLLGNPGEDGFKNSDIKREYLNHLTTYCEENNIKAVFIYDELHDSFQNFKQKYIFNLWKWRNVIHKNFVLSATYNEASKVVIEYLAELTDFKIQIIESERVRFPQKQSSLYLHYSPDHIFTSSTLEIKELITKLITRGKKIDILCYSKTLAKSLLNSRDKIGKLLVETYGEIKDCTSELITNQRPENEEPKNQFDNTKCNVGTNFKTGVSIRKANHAFIIILPPRSTRMWFRNKYGIFSGGINSVIQALARQRNKGEIHIILPRPDKFDFSTLKHTEMNSLQKEEFENYYNLITYHKDPKKLVKYIKLNRQNFFLREFYENKLRGNVKNEIEAIENNLSRFNLAKLSYPTYDEFKLENGEEFLANEYPIFGEDISAYLTFAALTNQFINCKLVGINYKRTLSFKEGELQENLTQCFNRYFGEDYYISRTTICNFNRFYTDFRNSLFRLFEMKYQKGTQSAQWSKITPYNNKIFENQLLRFCAIQYFQNNYYYPDDIENKNHDIEYTRSNYFLDCIAVARTINLEQIDYSDEYKNKIKAYQNLDYFRTKVINYIGTTTRGRRFSYLPIKPLSGFLNTDETSKALETIDLLIENDDFIGNNIFNFKRNFEDKTTEQKIESFYSILVEDFVNKITFERYKKVGNRRVHYINSIKLLPFNPNKIIDVVTPADFDKNYMEYIKEYECKVFASEIAKFSSYEEFKKHENEKITQLLSSIDEI, encoded by the coding sequence ATGCAATTAGAAATTACCAACTCTGCTTTCCAAGATTACCCTATAGAATTTAAGAAAATCAATCCAGAAGATTTTCAATATATTTTCAACCCTGATGGAACTAGAGAAGAAAGAAATTGTTTTGAAATTGAAAATAATGGAGAGAAAATCATTATTTCTCCTAATGAAGATGGTTATATCAATGAAGAATTACAAAGCCACATTGAACTAGAACATAAAAATACTGTGGTTATCAATGCAGCAGTAGGACAAGGCAAATCTTACTCAATTATACAAATCATAAAAAGGTATTATGATGCTATGCAAAATGGAGGGCAACAATACCTCATTTTTGTAGCTAGTCCATTTGTGAGTTTAGTAAAGCAATACTATGATGATATTGTAAAAGCAGGAATACCTGAAAGCCAAATTTACAATTATGACAATCTTGGGAGAGATACTGAAACAAACTATCTTGACAGAGCTATACAAGTTATTACTGTAAATACCCTTTTAGGAAATCCTGGGGAAGATGGTTTTAAAAACTCTGACATCAAGAGAGAATATCTAAATCACCTAACTACATACTGCGAGGAAAACAATATTAAAGCAGTTTTTATTTATGATGAGTTGCATGATTCTTTTCAGAACTTCAAACAAAAATACATATTTAATCTATGGAAATGGAGGAATGTAATACACAAAAATTTTGTACTAAGTGCCACCTATAATGAGGCTTCTAAAGTAGTTATAGAATATCTAGCTGAACTCACAGATTTTAAAATTCAAATTATAGAATCTGAAAGAGTAAGATTTCCTCAAAAGCAAAGCTCTCTGTATTTACATTATTCTCCTGACCATATTTTTACTTCTAGTACATTAGAAATCAAAGAACTAATCACAAAACTAATCACTAGAGGAAAGAAAATAGACATCTTATGTTATTCTAAAACTTTAGCAAAAAGTCTACTTAATTCTAGAGATAAAATAGGAAAACTACTTGTAGAAACCTATGGAGAAATAAAAGATTGTACTTCTGAACTCATCACTAACCAAAGACCTGAAAATGAAGAGCCAAAAAACCAGTTTGATAATACAAAATGTAATGTAGGCACTAACTTTAAGACAGGAGTAAGTATTAGGAAAGCAAACCATGCATTTATCATTATTCTTCCACCTAGAAGTACAAGAATGTGGTTCAGAAATAAATATGGTATTTTTTCAGGAGGCATCAACTCTGTTATTCAAGCTTTAGCTAGACAAAGAAACAAAGGAGAAATCCATATTATCTTACCAAGACCAGATAAATTTGACTTTTCTACCCTAAAGCATACAGAGATGAACTCTCTACAAAAAGAGGAGTTTGAGAATTATTACAACCTAATAACCTATCATAAAGACCCTAAAAAACTAGTAAAGTATATCAAACTAAACAGGCAAAATTTTTTCCTAAGAGAATTTTATGAAAATAAATTAAGAGGAAATGTTAAGAATGAAATTGAAGCTATTGAGAATAATTTATCTAGGTTCAATCTAGCTAAATTAAGCTACCCTACTTATGATGAGTTTAAACTTGAAAATGGAGAAGAGTTTTTAGCCAATGAATACCCTATATTTGGAGAAGATATAAGTGCATATCTAACTTTTGCAGCATTAACCAATCAATTCATTAATTGTAAGCTGGTGGGAATTAATTATAAGAGAACATTGTCTTTTAAAGAAGGAGAGCTACAGGAAAATTTAACTCAATGCTTCAATAGATATTTTGGAGAAGATTACTACATTAGTAGAACTACAATATGTAATTTTAATAGGTTTTATACAGATTTTAGAAATAGTTTATTTCGATTATTTGAAATGAAATATCAAAAAGGTACTCAATCAGCACAATGGAGTAAAATAACACCATATAATAACAAAATTTTTGAAAATCAGCTTCTAAGATTTTGTGCCATACAATATTTTCAAAATAACTATTATTATCCTGATGATATTGAAAATAAAAATCATGATATTGAATATACTCGGAGCAACTATTTTTTAGATTGTATTGCTGTAGCTAGAACTATTAATCTAGAGCAAATAGACTATTCTGATGAATACAAAAACAAAATAAAGGCATATCAGAATTTAGATTATTTTAGAACTAAAGTTATAAACTATATTGGCACCACTACAAGAGGAAGAAGATTTAGTTATTTACCTATAAAACCACTATCAGGTTTTTTAAATACAGATGAAACTTCAAAGGCTTTAGAAACAATTGATTTATTGATAGAAAATGATGATTTTATAGGAAATAACATTTTCAATTTTAAAAGAAATTTTGAAGACAAAACAACGGAACAAAAGATAGAGTCATTTTACAGTATTTTAGTAGAAGATTTTGTAAACAAGATAACTTTTGAAAGGTATAAAAAGGTAGGAAATAGAAGAGTACATTATATTAATTCAATAAAATTATTACCTTTCAATCCAAATAAAATAATTGATGTAGTAACTCCCGCAGATTTTGATAAGAATTATATGGAGTATATAAAAGAATACGAATGTAAGGTATTTGCTTCAGAGATTGCAAAATTCAGCTCTTATGAAGAATTTAAAAAGCATGAAAATGAGAAAATTACTCAACTTCTTTCCTCAATAGATGAAATATGA
- a CDS encoding DinB family protein, with translation MRTELLLQTLEWQIKEAITTAEILKTKDLDYLTWKPQEHSWNILECVEHLNLYGDFYLPEFELKIKSSHTIPEADFKSGWLGGYFAKRILPNPKSKMRTAKSKNPINKNLDKSVLERFIYQQERFLELLNLSRSISLSKTKINISISKWIKLRLGDGFMFYVNHILRHLHQIEHLQQVYQNIV, from the coding sequence ATGCGTACAGAACTTTTATTACAGACCTTAGAGTGGCAAATTAAAGAAGCTATAACAACGGCTGAAATTCTTAAAACTAAAGACCTAGATTACCTTACTTGGAAACCACAGGAACACTCGTGGAATATATTAGAATGTGTAGAACACCTTAATCTATATGGTGATTTTTACCTCCCCGAATTTGAATTAAAAATAAAATCCTCTCATACCATACCAGAGGCAGATTTCAAAAGTGGTTGGTTGGGAGGCTATTTTGCAAAAAGGATATTGCCAAACCCCAAAAGCAAAATGAGAACAGCAAAGAGTAAAAACCCAATCAACAAAAACCTAGATAAATCGGTTTTAGAACGATTTATTTATCAGCAAGAGCGGTTTTTAGAGTTGCTAAATTTATCTAGAAGCATCAGCTTAAGCAAAACGAAAATAAATATTTCCATTTCTAAATGGATAAAATTACGACTAGGAGATGGTTTTATGTTCTATGTCAATCATATTTTAAGACACTTACATCAAATAGAACATCTACAACAGGTTTACCAAAATATAGTGTGA
- a CDS encoding site-specific integrase — translation MNNNKLNILFVLDKVNTNSKGIAPLRCRVTYLQERKVFSIGLFINPNNWDSKKQLAKPPNEENNFINTQLSLIKNDINQAFLFLQVKEEKFDVNDIYTQYKGETLAREYGVLEYYDIYLEKLKKLIDIEIKKQTWDKFSYIRDDVKEFIKFHYKKSDIKLKDLDFNFITEFEYYSKTELKHQQVTINKSLQRFKKVVKQAVIQKYLESNPFEEHKPKKVYPKIVFLTQEELYKLEHHIFQSEILNQVKDCYLFCCYTGLAYKEMFDLKKEDLITKPDGVTWIYKKRDKTGRNFSVPLILPKALKVIEKYSSESEYLLPRVSNQYFNRLLKEIAFVLKIPKNLTHHTGRKTFASTVLLNNDIPIEVISKLLGHSKITTTQEYYAELMPNKLSEQLNKLKDKLK, via the coding sequence ATGAATAATAATAAATTGAACATACTATTTGTATTGGATAAAGTTAATACAAATTCAAAAGGCATAGCACCTTTAAGGTGCAGGGTGACATATCTACAAGAGAGAAAAGTATTCTCTATAGGATTATTCATCAACCCTAATAATTGGGATAGTAAGAAACAGCTTGCAAAACCACCCAATGAAGAAAACAACTTTATCAATACACAATTAAGCCTGATTAAGAATGACATTAATCAGGCTTTTTTATTCCTTCAAGTTAAGGAAGAAAAATTTGATGTAAATGACATCTATACACAATATAAAGGAGAAACTTTAGCTAGAGAATATGGTGTACTAGAATATTATGATATATATCTTGAGAAACTGAAAAAACTTATAGATATAGAGATTAAAAAGCAGACTTGGGATAAATTCAGCTATATCAGAGATGATGTAAAAGAGTTCATAAAATTTCATTACAAAAAATCTGATATTAAACTAAAAGATTTAGATTTTAACTTTATTACAGAGTTTGAATATTACTCTAAGACTGAATTAAAGCATCAGCAGGTTACTATTAACAAGTCTTTACAGAGATTTAAAAAAGTAGTTAAACAGGCTGTTATTCAGAAATATTTAGAATCTAACCCTTTTGAAGAACATAAACCTAAAAAAGTATATCCTAAGATTGTATTTCTTACTCAAGAAGAACTTTACAAGTTAGAACATCATATATTCCAATCCGAAATACTAAATCAAGTAAAGGATTGCTACCTATTTTGCTGTTATACAGGGCTAGCATACAAGGAGATGTTTGACCTCAAGAAAGAAGATTTAATCACTAAACCTGATGGAGTTACATGGATTTATAAGAAAAGAGATAAGACAGGGAGAAATTTCTCTGTTCCTCTGATACTTCCAAAAGCACTTAAAGTGATAGAAAAATATTCTTCTGAAAGTGAATACCTTTTACCTAGAGTGAGTAATCAGTATTTCAACAGGCTACTAAAGGAAATAGCTTTTGTATTAAAAATTCCTAAAAATCTTACTCATCATACAGGCAGGAAAACATTTGCTTCCACAGTATTATTGAACAATGACATTCCTATAGAAGTTATATCTAAACTTTTAGGTCATTCTAAAATAACTACTACACAAGAATATTATGCGGAGCTAATGCCCAATAAATTAAGTGAACAGCTAAATAAATTAAAAGATAAGCTGAAATAA